A part of Phoenix dactylifera cultivar Barhee BC4 chromosome 2, palm_55x_up_171113_PBpolish2nd_filt_p, whole genome shotgun sequence genomic DNA contains:
- the LOC103711807 gene encoding transcription factor MYB41-like, translated as MGRSPCCDKVGVKKGPWTPEEDRKLVDYIHNHGHGNWKNLPQNAGLNRCGKSCRLRWTNYLRPDIKRGKFSEDEERLIIHLHSVLGNKWSMMATRLPGRTDNEIKNYWNTHLRKKLLLMGIDPVTHRPKADLDLLAMLPPLLAAAQNLGNLTAPLDNVLRLQADAANLARFQILQSLIQLTSITSPLDADARNLLGSASLQNYQFSDLLQMNHQLEGVMDGSLGLPQNQIPVTSGLSGLRIPQLSNSFQAHPESSNTLEGQEMVAKFSDSCSFTEHAMESNGQSTHPVFNSNAIPTSHSTPSLVSTSPEHASADQKQDPINSTASTPFEDWEGLNLDGPDNDLSWKDFLDQISWSSAS; from the exons ATGGGAAGGTCTCCTTGCTGTGATAAGGTCGGCGTGAAGAAGGGCCCGTGGACTCCGGAGGAGGACAGGAAGCTAGTAGACTACATTCACAATCATGGCCATGGAAACTGGAAGAATCTCCCGCAGAACGCAGGCTTGAATCGGTGCGGAAAGAGCTGCCGCCTCCGATGGACAAACTACCTCCGACCGGATATCAAGAGGGGGAAGTTCTCAGAGGATGAAGAACGGCTCATCATCCACCTCCATTCGGTCCTTGGAAACAA GTGGTCTATGATGGCCACCCGGCTGCCTGGACGAACGGATAATGAAATCAAGAACTATTGGAACACCCATCTGAGGAAGAAGCTCCTCCTCATGGGTATCGACCCGGTCACCCATAGACCGAAAGCCGATCTCGATCTCCTCGCAatgcttcctcctcttcttgcaGCTGCTCAGAACCTTGGCAACTTGACCGCCCCTTTGGATAATGTTCTTAGGCTGCAAGCAGATGCTGCAAACTTAGCCAGGTTCCAAATCCTGCAAAGCCTTATCCAGCTCACGAGTATCACTTCTCCTTTGGATGCGGACGCAAGGAATCTTTTGGGTTCGGCCTCCCTTCAGAACTACCAGTTCAGCGATCTCCTCCAAATGAACCACCAGCTCGAGGGAGTGATGGACGGCTCCCTCGGCCTTCCTCAGAATCAAATCCCGGTGACTTCAGGCCTCTCGGGTTTACGCATCCCGCAGTTATCCAATAGCTTTCAGGCTCACCCCGAATCAAGCAATACTCTCGAGGGACAAGAAATGGTGGCAAAGTTCAGTGATTCTTGCTCATTCACCGAGCATGCAATGGAAAGCAATGGTCAAAGCACACATCCAGTATTCAATTCTAATGCCATTCCAACTTCCCATTCCACCCCTTCATTGGTATCAACCTCCCCGGAGCATGCCTCAGCAGATCAAAAGCAAGATCCAATCAACTCAACTGCCTCAACTCCATTTGAGGATTGGGAAGGACTAAATCTAGATGGCCCGGACAATGATCTCAGCTGGAAAGATTTTCTAGA CCAAATATCATGGTCGAGTGCATCGTAG
- the LOC103711755 gene encoding inositol-tetrakisphosphate 1-kinase 5-like has protein sequence MAEHLRRRFVIGYALAPKKQQSFIQPSLVGLAAGRGIDLVPIDPCRALADQGPFDCIIHKLYGDDWKAQLEDFAFRHPDVPVVDSPHAIERLHNRISMLQVVSELEIPQDQETFGIPSQVVIYDSGALSNSGVVGALRFPVIAKPLVADGSAKSHKMSLVYHRDGLLKLKPPLVLQEFVNHGGVIFKVYVVGDYVQCVKRKSLPDVSDEKLECTEGSMSFSQVSNMTAQDRTEKQYYETMHLEEAEMPPLSFVTEIAQGLRQAMGLHLFNFDVIRDVKVGNRYLVIDINYFPGYAKMPSYETVLTEFFWNIVHEKEEEDGSNAAPKDVDNEIELLGGNFSKTAGEVENAG, from the coding sequence ATGGCGGAGCACCTCCGGCGAAGGTTCGTGATAGGGTACGCCCTCGCCCCCAAGAAGCAGCAGAGCTTCATACAGCCGTCGCTCGTCGGCCTCGCCGCCGGTCGTGGCATCGATCTCGTACCCATCGACCCGTGCCGTGCCCTCGCCGACCAGGGCCCCTTTGACTGCATCATCCACAAGCTCTACGGCGACGACTGGAAGGCCCAGCTCGAGGACTTCGCTTTCCGGCACCCCGACGTTCCCGTCGTCGACTCCCCCCATGCCATCGAGCGCCTCCACAACCGCATTTCCATGCTCCAAGTCGTCTCCGAGCTTGAGATCCCCCAAGACCAGGAGACCTTCGGGATCCCCAGCCAGGTCGTGATCTACGATTCTGGCGCCCTGTCCAACTCCGGCGTTGTCGGCGCCCTCCGCTTCCCCGTCATCGCCAAGCCCCTCGTCGCTGATGGCAGCGCTAAGTCCCACAAGATGTCCCTCGTCTACCACCGCGACGGCCTCCTCAAGCTCAAGCCGCCACTAGTCCTCCAGGAATTCGTCAACCATGGTGGGGTCATCTTCAAGGTCTACGTTGTTGGGGACTACGTTCAGTGCGTCAAGAGGAAGTCCCTCCCGGACGTCTCCGATGAGAAGCTGGAGTGCACCGAGGGTTCGATGTCCTTCTCCCAGGTGTCCAACATGACAGCGCAAGACCGGACTGAGAAGCAGTACTACGAGACGATGCACTTGGAGGAGGCCGAGATGCCGCCGCTGAGCTTCGTCACAGAGATCGCCCAGGGGCTGAGGCAGGCGATGGGGCTGCACCTTTTCAATTTCGATGTGATCAGAGATGTGAAGGTCGGGAACCGGTACCTAGTCATTGACATTAACTACTTTCCCGGGTATGCTAAAATGCCATCCTATGAAACAGTTTTGACAGAGTTCTTTTGGAATATCGTTCatgaaaaggaggaagaagatggatcaAATGCAGCTCCGAAAGATGTTGATAATGAAATAGAGCTTTTGGGAGGTAATTTCAGCAAGACTGCGGGAGAAGTGGAGAATGCAGGCTGA